Proteins found in one Enterococcus sp. 9D6_DIV0238 genomic segment:
- a CDS encoding WxL domain-containing protein — protein MKWKNKRAGILAGATCFLILTTVLTYRIDPIRAESKAAKTEQKQEATANPLETIQNRQEALLGTQKQTRKGAVVDGGDPTYDLYDENGVINPGWVYTGTDTKSGEIKLGNQEYLRYTFGPYLSLDISPTPDSLKLSTYNFSLIPSVFFIDKNTDARPVNEKGVVVNSFSSLETDDKLGNRISSSSPFVISVTPPANGSLLYSTFYSGYINPMYVSDNHANVKGFMAKLFKYYYKDLPDGSRLLKQVAVTKTSSNLALKLPSSSNKAGQDILVEVETTMIPKGKRVLIERKVTNIGSTVYPGFTFGSNMDAALLENMGNSGPIPFYYVGNNRGLYIQREIGTDNVGKPYGYRMDFLFTDDHAVNNWRAGTRFTSSMTAGVGEMYGTTFNRFPQRDSIGDETLDAPRDTNALPGIAQQGSMDTMLFMKTQPVDLAPKSYIRTSYYHGISLMEAKPEITFAQEENAKSPIIYYDQQYTLNGRFADTNDDRTKLELKYSVDGGEEILVKSWNVPETDGANRENGESVVRVDEPWSLDISKYLADDKDHTFVFTGYNGVTEESETVVFKYNRTPELAVNAANAAFYDGSKLVDRKYPILIDYKDEDSSELTLHYEVLPFDADGNLGEPVPGPTTIDLTNEPLNTLHEKYAVMIPDAELQSKKQRVRFWIEDKNRVTDKESETAYFDIEREPKPTIAVDLKVAKPSVLQGTANSYTATVKTSGHPDARFHDPKLITEPFDARVTPDTKSVTVTVNGVPTSAFQAVFDTETRQLTVSLTGFPSGLGIDQEIVVTYNVNTTSNSAGGQPIEQAVTFTGTSSKAPYADDKSATATFTIVDKMAIAVRYFVIDPNTGQLELQKDLSEDINGEHGEEIEIVAKEITGYTLSDTKIDGSSVGTVQKPKVKIGTNTSLEFIYEGALELSSAPTVIDFGNQKVSAKNLFFDNPKYDRPLVVYDNRSQTTEWRILLKQSGNLSIPGDPSAQLVDALSYQTSTDNKTLSTENQEVFRSKVNTRGKFDVSKDTWGPGKEGLRLDIPAGKVKQVGDYETTLTWTIEEVY, from the coding sequence ATGAAATGGAAAAATAAACGTGCGGGCATTTTGGCAGGAGCAACTTGTTTTCTTATATTAACGACAGTTTTAACTTATAGGATTGATCCGATTCGAGCGGAAAGTAAAGCGGCGAAAACGGAACAAAAACAGGAAGCAACGGCTAATCCTCTGGAAACAATACAGAATCGGCAAGAGGCACTTTTGGGCACGCAAAAGCAGACTCGAAAAGGAGCGGTTGTCGATGGGGGTGACCCAACCTATGACCTGTATGATGAGAATGGCGTGATTAATCCTGGATGGGTTTATACAGGAACGGATACGAAAAGCGGCGAGATTAAGCTAGGGAATCAAGAGTATTTGCGTTATACGTTTGGGCCATATCTGAGTCTTGATATTAGCCCTACTCCGGATTCTTTAAAGCTCAGCACTTACAATTTCTCTTTAATTCCATCCGTGTTTTTTATCGACAAAAACACAGACGCCAGACCAGTAAATGAAAAAGGAGTAGTGGTTAATTCTTTTTCTAGTCTGGAAACAGATGACAAGCTTGGTAATAGAATATCTAGTTCCAGTCCATTTGTTATAAGTGTTACGCCACCTGCAAATGGGTCACTTCTTTACTCTACTTTTTATTCAGGCTACATTAATCCTATGTATGTATCAGACAACCACGCTAATGTAAAAGGTTTCATGGCAAAGCTCTTTAAGTATTACTATAAAGATCTACCTGATGGAAGTCGCCTGTTGAAACAGGTCGCAGTGACAAAGACAAGTTCCAATTTAGCACTTAAACTGCCAAGCTCAAGTAATAAAGCTGGTCAAGATATACTTGTAGAAGTTGAAACGACGATGATTCCAAAAGGGAAACGCGTTCTTATTGAAAGGAAAGTTACGAATATCGGAAGTACGGTATATCCGGGCTTTACCTTTGGCTCTAATATGGATGCGGCACTGCTGGAAAACATGGGGAATTCGGGACCGATTCCTTTCTATTATGTCGGAAATAACCGTGGGCTGTATATTCAGCGGGAAATAGGAACCGATAACGTTGGTAAACCCTATGGCTATCGAATGGACTTTCTGTTTACAGATGATCATGCAGTAAATAACTGGCGTGCTGGAACGCGATTCACTTCGAGCATGACTGCAGGTGTTGGTGAAATGTATGGTACAACATTTAACCGTTTCCCGCAGCGTGATTCTATAGGAGACGAGACACTAGATGCACCTAGAGATACCAATGCGCTGCCGGGAATAGCTCAGCAGGGTTCGATGGACACGATGCTGTTTATGAAAACTCAACCAGTTGATCTAGCACCGAAATCATATATTCGGACGAGCTATTACCATGGGATAAGTTTAATGGAAGCTAAGCCGGAAATTACATTTGCTCAAGAAGAGAATGCGAAAAGCCCAATCATTTATTATGATCAGCAATATACGTTGAATGGACGCTTTGCGGATACAAATGATGATCGAACAAAGCTAGAGCTGAAGTATTCTGTTGATGGCGGAGAAGAAATTCTTGTAAAATCTTGGAACGTTCCTGAAACTGATGGGGCGAACCGAGAAAATGGTGAGTCAGTTGTACGAGTGGACGAGCCGTGGTCTTTAGACATATCTAAGTACTTAGCTGATGATAAGGATCATACGTTTGTGTTCACAGGCTATAACGGAGTAACAGAAGAGTCGGAAACGGTTGTCTTCAAGTACAATCGGACACCGGAATTAGCTGTCAATGCGGCAAATGCTGCTTTCTATGACGGCAGTAAACTGGTGGACAGAAAATATCCGATCTTGATTGATTATAAAGATGAGGATAGTTCAGAGCTGACGCTACATTATGAAGTTCTGCCGTTTGATGCTGATGGAAACTTAGGTGAACCGGTACCGGGACCAACGACCATTGATTTAACCAATGAACCATTGAATACTCTTCATGAAAAATATGCGGTGATGATTCCGGATGCTGAATTGCAGAGTAAAAAGCAACGTGTTCGTTTTTGGATAGAGGATAAGAATCGCGTGACTGATAAGGAAAGCGAAACTGCTTATTTTGATATCGAAAGAGAGCCGAAGCCGACAATAGCTGTTGACTTAAAAGTAGCGAAGCCGTCTGTTCTGCAAGGAACAGCGAATAGCTATACAGCAACAGTGAAAACAAGTGGTCATCCGGATGCTCGTTTCCATGATCCGAAGCTTATTACAGAACCGTTTGACGCGCGTGTAACGCCAGATACTAAGAGTGTCACTGTTACTGTTAATGGCGTGCCAACGAGTGCCTTTCAGGCTGTATTCGACACAGAAACACGACAGCTAACGGTTAGCTTAACTGGATTTCCTTCCGGTTTAGGCATTGATCAGGAAATTGTCGTTACGTATAACGTAAATACGACCAGCAATTCTGCCGGCGGTCAGCCGATAGAACAAGCGGTTACCTTTACAGGTACGTCTTCAAAAGCACCATATGCGGATGATAAATCAGCAACAGCAACATTCACAATTGTCGATAAAATGGCAATTGCCGTGCGTTACTTTGTTATTGATCCGAATACGGGACAGCTTGAACTTCAAAAGGACTTGTCGGAGGATATTAATGGGGAACATGGTGAAGAAATAGAAATTGTAGCTAAAGAAATCACTGGCTATACGCTGTCTGATACGAAGATAGATGGTAGTAGTGTTGGAACTGTGCAAAAGCCAAAAGTTAAAATAGGGACTAATACGTCACTAGAATTTATCTATGAAGGAGCGTTAGAATTGTCTTCAGCTCCAACAGTAATCGATTTTGGTAACCAAAAAGTTAGCGCAAAAAATCTATTTTTTGATAATCCAAAATATGATCGGCCATTAGTAGTGTATGATAATCGTTCACAAACAACAGAATGGCGAATTCTGCTGAAACAATCAGGAAATTTAAGCATCCCTGGAGACCCTTCCGCACAATTAGTAGATGCTTTAAGTTATCAGACAAGCACTGACAATAAAACACTTTCCACTGAGAATCAGGAAGTTTTCCGTTCAAAGGTTAATACACGAGGAAAATTTGATGTAAGTAAAGACACTTGGGGACCAGGAAAAGAGGGACTACGTCTAGATATTCCTGCTGGAAAAGTGAAACAAGTAGGTGACTATGAAACAACTCTAACATGGACAATTGAAGAAGTTTATTAA
- a CDS encoding LPXTG cell wall anchor domain-containing protein, with protein sequence MKKKNYLFSIYFVLFSVIGLLIVFGGEVVQAVEEGGQVQTNAGLVFSGEESSDSKPPHDSSTSDSSTSSSSSSNNTPKEEKPIGRLPSTGELVKKSLSITGGALLLIVFGLFLLKKVQHKKRGG encoded by the coding sequence ATGAAGAAAAAGAATTATCTATTCAGTATTTATTTTGTATTATTCTCTGTTATAGGACTTTTGATTGTCTTCGGCGGAGAAGTAGTACAGGCGGTTGAAGAGGGTGGTCAAGTTCAGACAAATGCAGGATTGGTTTTTTCAGGAGAAGAATCTTCGGATAGTAAACCGCCACATGACTCCTCAACGTCAGATTCATCCACATCTAGCTCGTCTAGTAGTAATAATACTCCTAAGGAAGAAAAGCCTATCGGGAGATTACCTTCTACTGGTGAACTGGTTAAAAAGAGTTTGAGTATTACAGGAGGAGCATTGCTACTCATCGTTTTTGGACTCTTTTTACTGAAAAAAGTACAGCACAAAAAAAGAGGAGGCTAG
- a CDS encoding WxL domain-containing protein, whose amino-acid sequence MKKEINVFLGLAGLLLSVGLTSSAYADESSYSGNGNIRFEGKVQTQVMDPENPTQVADPGDSPKTNGNLRFDFVPQLNFYQAKISAKDKVYYSNAQLFKNDIGARGNFLQISDYRENKSGWTLQLKQETQFTNSAAKKHKELNGAVLSFDQSWTNSAVDFSSAPTVSKEVIQISNIGELYNLAEAKQNEGEGTWSIIFGSSTSNEQHAETLKPRMNHQNQPILDPNFGNQPMYENQAVTLSVPGKTQKESGNYQTVLTWILSELP is encoded by the coding sequence ATGAAAAAAGAGATCAATGTATTCCTAGGTTTAGCCGGACTCCTTTTAAGTGTTGGGCTGACATCAAGTGCTTATGCAGATGAAAGTAGCTATTCTGGGAATGGAAATATTCGTTTTGAAGGCAAGGTCCAAACCCAAGTAATGGATCCAGAAAATCCAACACAAGTAGCTGATCCAGGTGATAGTCCGAAAACAAATGGGAATCTACGTTTTGACTTTGTCCCCCAACTGAATTTTTATCAAGCTAAAATTTCGGCGAAAGATAAGGTTTACTATAGTAATGCTCAACTGTTCAAAAATGATATCGGAGCAAGGGGAAACTTCCTTCAAATCTCTGATTATAGAGAAAATAAGAGTGGCTGGACTTTGCAGTTGAAGCAAGAGACACAATTTACGAATTCAGCTGCAAAAAAACACAAAGAGCTTAATGGTGCAGTACTTTCTTTTGACCAATCGTGGACAAATTCAGCCGTTGATTTTTCTTCGGCGCCGACGGTATCAAAAGAAGTCATTCAAATTTCAAATATCGGGGAATTGTATAATCTGGCGGAAGCAAAGCAAAATGAGGGAGAAGGTACTTGGTCGATTATATTTGGCTCTTCAACTTCAAATGAACAGCATGCTGAAACCTTGAAACCTCGAATGAATCACCAAAATCAACCAATTCTTGATCCAAATTTTGGGAATCAGCCAATGTATGAAAATCAGGCAGTTACACTATCTGTACCGGGCAAAACTCAAAAAGAATCAGGAAACTACCAAACGGTGTTAACTTGGATTTTATCCGAGCTACCATAA
- a CDS encoding WxL domain-containing protein yields the protein MKFTHKLCGVALLATISTGALLPVATYAAEDPLVWSNNGKIKFTEDDGDDVVLPPGGEDVDPKNPITQPPVNPGVGPLKVIAITGLDFDVNKVTPATSNGWEYVAKPAAIEYQDGTKATSQNFVQFKDTRADNQPNTHKLTAVASTFKNAEGAELKSATLNFSNIKLTNSADPTKVNENAAKPTNSLATDGVTPTEFVNQDDIEKGFGQFSLDFGDETTMGDSVKLNIPASNKLSTSSEYVSTITWTIADAR from the coding sequence ATGAAATTCACACACAAATTATGCGGAGTTGCGCTATTAGCAACAATTAGCACAGGAGCACTTTTACCAGTAGCAACATATGCAGCAGAAGATCCATTAGTTTGGAGCAACAATGGTAAAATCAAATTTACAGAAGATGATGGAGATGATGTAGTTTTACCTCCAGGTGGAGAAGATGTGGATCCTAAGAATCCAATTACGCAACCACCAGTAAATCCAGGAGTTGGACCTTTAAAAGTCATTGCTATAACAGGGCTTGATTTTGATGTAAATAAAGTTACTCCAGCGACATCTAACGGTTGGGAATATGTTGCAAAACCAGCAGCAATCGAATACCAAGATGGAACAAAAGCAACTTCACAAAACTTTGTACAATTCAAAGATACGCGTGCTGATAACCAGCCAAATACTCATAAATTGACTGCTGTAGCTTCTACATTCAAAAATGCCGAAGGTGCGGAACTGAAATCAGCAACATTAAATTTCTCGAATATCAAACTTACGAATTCAGCTGACCCAACAAAGGTAAATGAAAATGCTGCAAAGCCTACGAACTCATTAGCTACAGATGGAGTAACGCCAACTGAATTTGTAAACCAAGATGATATTGAAAAAGGATTTGGCCAATTCTCTTTAGATTTTGGAGATGAAACTACTATGGGAGACTCAGTAAAATTAAATATCCCAGCAAGTAACAAATTATCGACAAGTAGCGAATATGTATCAACAATTACTTGGACAATAGCAGATGCCCGCTAA
- a CDS encoding DUF916 and DUF3324 domain-containing protein yields MKKKLLIQLSTILYIVFMITAFSTQVSATENVSNAFTYKVVLPENQHDKNSNYFDLRMTPSQKQTVLIKMNNSSNKEITVDVALNSAKTNTNGVIEYGPSKLEKDNSLKFDFAEIVKGEKSVKIPPKQTVEYPLTITMPDSQYDGLISGGIYMIQKDQTKDQKAMIKNEFGYLVGMILSETDTEVKSELNFNKAYAEQQNYRNAIFINYSNIRPVYIDDMSINVQIMKKGSEEVLYDTRQTKMRMAPNSQINFPVLMNGEKMIAGDYSAHIVVTTENNGKWEWLEDFTITDEEADKFNKEDVSLLQESRIDWRMIIFVVVGVFVVITIIFFAVRLYYAKRQKEKKRQAVEKKKKKAKKNGK; encoded by the coding sequence ATGAAAAAAAAATTACTTATACAATTATCGACTATCCTATACATAGTTTTTATGATTACCGCTTTTTCCACACAAGTAAGTGCGACTGAGAATGTTAGTAATGCATTTACTTATAAGGTAGTTCTTCCTGAAAATCAACATGATAAGAACTCAAATTACTTTGATTTGAGAATGACACCTAGTCAAAAACAAACCGTACTTATCAAGATGAACAACAGCTCCAATAAAGAAATTACTGTAGATGTGGCATTAAACAGTGCAAAAACAAATACGAATGGGGTAATTGAGTACGGTCCATCGAAGCTTGAAAAAGATAATTCCTTAAAATTTGATTTTGCAGAAATTGTAAAAGGTGAAAAAAGCGTCAAGATTCCTCCGAAGCAAACTGTGGAGTATCCTCTTACAATAACAATGCCCGATTCCCAATATGATGGTCTTATTTCTGGTGGGATATACATGATTCAAAAAGATCAGACAAAAGATCAAAAAGCTATGATAAAAAATGAGTTTGGTTATTTAGTAGGAATGATTTTATCTGAAACAGATACTGAGGTAAAATCTGAATTAAATTTCAATAAAGCCTACGCTGAACAACAGAACTATCGTAATGCAATTTTTATAAACTATTCGAACATTCGGCCAGTATACATTGATGATATGTCTATCAATGTTCAAATTATGAAGAAAGGCTCAGAGGAAGTTCTCTATGATACGCGACAAACAAAAATGAGGATGGCACCTAACTCGCAAATTAATTTCCCTGTTTTAATGAATGGAGAAAAAATGATTGCTGGAGATTACAGTGCCCATATTGTAGTGACAACAGAAAATAATGGTAAGTGGGAGTGGCTGGAAGACTTCACCATCACAGATGAAGAAGCAGATAAGTTTAACAAGGAAGATGTTAGTTTATTACAGGAAAGTCGAATCGATTGGCGTATGATTATTTTCGTTGTAGTAGGAGTTTTTGTAGTTATTACGATCATTTTCTTCGCTGTTCGTCTGTACTATGCTAAAAGACAAAAAGAAAAAAAACGACAAGCAGTTGAAAAAAAGAAAAAGAAAGCGAAGAAAAATGGTAAGTAG
- the lepB gene encoding signal peptidase I, with protein sequence MKNKQRYMKKKRKLQIQQLMKEILITLIITCLLGIVLTQTVFKIEKNVGYGMREALDDGDLVYIDRLARYKRFSLVNIKTPRTNESSIRRIIGLPGERIYYINDALYVNDRLVVERFLESRLAQIRIEGNIYTENFDSKELSETTNGILPEGKYLVLGDNRPFTTDSRYYGLINEDEIIGTMKLRWWPLHKIRSYD encoded by the coding sequence ATGAAAAATAAGCAACGATATATGAAAAAAAAAAGAAAACTGCAAATACAGCAGCTAATGAAGGAAATATTGATAACTTTAATTATTACATGTTTATTAGGAATAGTTTTAACTCAGACAGTCTTTAAAATTGAGAAAAATGTTGGTTATGGAATGCGTGAGGCATTGGACGATGGGGATCTTGTTTATATAGATCGCTTGGCAAGATATAAACGATTCTCGCTAGTCAATATAAAGACTCCTAGAACCAACGAATCTTCAATTCGACGAATTATTGGTTTGCCTGGTGAGCGCATCTATTATATAAATGATGCGCTATATGTAAATGATCGTTTGGTCGTAGAACGTTTTTTAGAGAGTAGACTTGCACAAATCAGAATAGAAGGAAATATATATACAGAAAACTTTGATTCAAAAGAATTGTCAGAAACGACAAATGGGATACTTCCAGAAGGAAAATATCTTGTGTTAGGGGACAACCGACCGTTTACGACAGACAGTCGTTATTATGGTCTGATTAATGAGGATGAAATTATTGGAACAATGAAGCTACGATGGTGGCCACTGCATAAAATTAGAAGCTATGACTGA
- a CDS encoding tyrosine-type recombinase/integrase, with amino-acid sequence MTKKGENIYKRKDGRWEGRYIKKRDEDRKIIYGYIYGKKYSEVKEKLTLVKAKITSASLNINMYYGTLSDWLSYWMDHMMRRSIKSTTFYNYYRLINKHIIPAMGTFRLHTLQRENIQQFINYLVDINLSSGTIRNIFNILKKSLREAAIQNFLEQNPCDNVVLPKFKRSKIRALNIVQQQKLEIRAFQSTDCSPVIIALYTGMRIGEISGLKWSDIDFDSNQLYVRRTFYRVLDEENPFSKTKIASGTPKSSESERVIPIADNLKRYLMEKRKTANSEYVISNRKGSAAEPRLINYRFKKLIKEAEIDDVHFHILRHTFATRCLEKGIDVASLSRLLGHQSTKMTLDTYTDSMFEKRQEAMETLDKMLNYMG; translated from the coding sequence ATGACGAAAAAGGGTGAGAATATTTATAAAAGAAAAGATGGACGTTGGGAGGGACGCTATATAAAGAAGCGAGATGAAGATCGAAAAATAATTTATGGATATATCTATGGGAAAAAATACTCCGAGGTAAAAGAAAAATTAACTCTAGTCAAGGCTAAAATAACTTCTGCTTCATTGAATATCAATATGTATTATGGAACACTTAGCGATTGGCTTAGCTACTGGATGGATCATATGATGCGGCGTTCGATCAAGAGTACAACGTTTTATAATTATTATCGTTTAATCAACAAACATATCATACCAGCAATGGGAACCTTTCGATTACATACGCTTCAACGTGAAAATATTCAACAGTTTATTAACTATCTTGTCGATATAAATCTATCTTCAGGAACGATCAGAAATATTTTTAATATCTTGAAAAAAAGTTTACGCGAAGCAGCGATCCAAAATTTTTTAGAACAAAATCCTTGTGACAATGTCGTTTTACCTAAATTCAAACGAAGTAAGATTCGAGCGTTAAATATTGTACAGCAACAAAAATTAGAAATCCGAGCTTTCCAAAGCACCGACTGTTCACCCGTGATCATCGCCTTATATACTGGGATGAGAATTGGGGAAATTAGTGGGTTAAAATGGTCTGATATAGATTTTGATAGTAACCAGTTATATGTAAGAAGAACGTTTTATAGAGTATTGGATGAAGAAAATCCCTTTTCAAAAACAAAAATTGCTTCTGGAACACCAAAATCTTCAGAATCTGAAAGAGTGATTCCTATTGCGGACAATTTAAAAAGGTATTTAATGGAAAAAAGAAAAACTGCTAATTCTGAATATGTGATTTCTAACCGTAAAGGGAGTGCAGCAGAACCACGATTGATCAATTATCGGTTTAAAAAACTTATTAAAGAAGCTGAGATAGACGATGTTCATTTTCATATTTTACGACACACATTCGCCACTAGATGTTTGGAGAAAGGGATTGATGTTGCAAGTTTAAGTCGACTTTTAGGTCATCAATCGACAAAAATGACACTGGATACATATACGGATTCAATGTTTGAAAAACGTCAGGAAGCAATGGAAACACTGGACAAGATGCTAAACTATATGGGATGA
- a CDS encoding winged helix-turn-helix domain-containing protein, whose product MFNITIISNNCGTNRKYIHEIKSVGFKVNILSKMDEFERTELSKMSSDVVIIEESGSEDFFNTCELIMKIRRSSNTFIWVMAEKDIRKQKNLYFDLGADGVAASEYEQEIAVQQMRNIVTHSMGYKQLKKEERQLSDQSVVLLPENQSIIVNSGDEIPLTRLEYQVVSALNENIGTALTHEEIYQIVWNKHPEEEKAVKYRVSNIIFHLRKKLKDDSQYIKTVRSKGYMVTE is encoded by the coding sequence ATGTTCAATATTACGATTATATCTAATAATTGTGGTACAAATAGAAAATATATACATGAGATTAAATCGGTAGGCTTTAAAGTAAATATCCTTTCAAAAATGGATGAGTTTGAAAGGACTGAACTATCTAAAATGAGCAGTGATGTTGTTATTATTGAAGAGTCTGGTTCAGAAGACTTTTTTAATACATGTGAACTTATTATGAAAATCAGACGTAGCAGTAATACATTTATCTGGGTAATGGCTGAAAAGGACATACGAAAACAGAAAAATCTATATTTTGACTTAGGAGCAGATGGTGTTGCAGCATCTGAATATGAACAAGAGATTGCTGTTCAACAAATGCGTAATATTGTGACTCATTCAATGGGTTACAAACAGTTAAAAAAAGAAGAAAGACAATTAAGTGATCAGTCAGTTGTTCTATTACCAGAAAATCAGAGCATCATTGTCAATTCAGGTGATGAAATACCATTGACCAGGTTAGAGTATCAAGTGGTTTCGGCACTTAATGAAAATATCGGAACTGCATTGACTCATGAGGAAATATATCAAATAGTATGGAATAAACATCCAGAAGAAGAAAAAGCAGTGAAATATAGAGTCAGTAATATCATTTTCCATCTACGAAAAAAACTTAAAGATGATTCCCAATATATCAAAACAGTTCGCTCAAAAGGATACATGGTCACAGAGTGA